A window of the Streptomyces formicae genome harbors these coding sequences:
- a CDS encoding SAM-dependent methyltransferase — translation MENGVVAFDETQVPLYYSRKTADILYKYGPGPRVHFHMGLFAPGAAPNTTVSQRVLKRRIVASQEAIVEHAARTWGAYASPPADVLDIGCGVGGGSLYWAQEHGSRVTGLTVAADHIPVIQDFACQAGVADRVTPLLADVHDYAAERAYDVAYANESSGYMDRERLFQVVARALRPGGWFGIQEHFICRPEWTEFIDGYYKTRLGTLTEYIFAAEAAGFELEQDEDVTDRVAEFWVQSMAWNSAELERAEQAGECRGGAWSRDRLTESTITHGKLFRIWRDHAMETRLLMFRLGGS, via the coding sequence ATGGAGAACGGTGTCGTCGCATTCGACGAGACCCAGGTGCCGCTGTACTACAGCCGGAAGACCGCCGACATACTCTACAAGTACGGCCCGGGCCCGCGGGTCCACTTCCACATGGGGCTCTTCGCACCCGGTGCCGCCCCCAACACCACCGTCTCCCAGCGTGTCCTGAAGCGGCGCATCGTCGCCTCTCAGGAAGCCATCGTCGAGCACGCCGCCCGTACGTGGGGCGCTTACGCCTCCCCTCCGGCCGACGTCCTCGACATCGGCTGCGGAGTGGGAGGCGGTTCGCTCTACTGGGCCCAGGAGCACGGCTCCAGAGTCACCGGCCTCACCGTTGCCGCCGACCACATACCTGTCATCCAGGACTTCGCCTGCCAGGCCGGAGTCGCCGACCGCGTCACCCCGCTCCTCGCCGACGTCCACGACTACGCCGCCGAGCGTGCCTACGACGTCGCGTACGCCAACGAGAGCTCCGGCTACATGGACCGCGAACGGCTGTTCCAGGTGGTTGCGAGGGCCTTGCGGCCCGGTGGCTGGTTCGGGATCCAGGAGCACTTCATCTGCCGCCCGGAGTGGACCGAGTTCATCGACGGGTACTACAAGACCCGGCTCGGCACCCTCACCGAGTACATCTTCGCGGCCGAGGCCGCCGGCTTCGAGCTTGAACAGGACGAGGATGTCACCGACCGCGTCGCCGAGTTCTGGGTGCAGTCCATGGCCTGGAACAGCGCAGAGCTGGAGCGCGCCGAACAGGCGGGGGAGTGCCGGGGCGGCGCCTGGTCCCGCGACCGGCTCACCGAGTCGACCATCACCCACGGCAAGCTGTTCCGGATCTGGCGCGATCACGCCATGGAGACCCGGCTGCTGATGTTCCGACTGGGAGGGAGTTGA
- the malQ gene encoding 4-alpha-glucanotransferase translates to MGLARLAALHGVATSHSPSAGVTVPVPDTTVVSVLAALGVDASTPDAVRSALAAADAATAERLLPPTAVLWLPSPEAPVPLPGGTRVQVRLEGGGTREWQEPLSDAPGDPLGVPLGAPPGKGEGAGAVRDTRRTAGWDQLPTGIHRLGVRTPDRRKARATLVVAPEAVAQPEGRVHGFLVQLYSLLSGKSWGMGDLGDLAELAAWSGRALGAGFVQVNPLHAAVPGAPTDPSPYRPSSRRFPDPVHLRIEDVPEYAYVTGQDRIRLDTLVEKAAHLRTAVLDKGALIDRDAVWELKLQALELVLRIPLGPGRRAEYCDFLAAQGQALDDHATWCALAEVYGSEWHSWPAGLRDPRSTETARARGELMDRVDFHCRLAWLTDEQLGAASRAARDAGMAVGIVHDLAVGVHPGGADAWAQQDAFAAGMSVGAPPDAFNARGQDWGLPPWRPDTLAACGYAPYRDLLRGLLRHAGALRLDHVMGLFRLWWVPSGAEPTEGTYVRYDAEAMLAVLVLEAHRAGAIVIGEDLGTVEPGVRETLSRRGVLGTSVLWFERDWTGTGRPLSPESWREGCVATATTHDLPSTAARLTGGHVALRHRLGLLTRPLEQESTDDSAEVAEWLDYLSRLGLLPEGRFDEEGGIRAVYRFLLHTPARMVGVWLPDAVGDRRPQNLPGTWDQYPNWRLPVADADGRPLTLEELAASPRLHALMNVFRARDAPAPRPAAEPRTGTPGARPA, encoded by the coding sequence ATGGGCCTGGCCCGGCTGGCCGCGCTGCACGGAGTCGCCACCTCCCACTCGCCATCCGCGGGAGTGACCGTCCCCGTCCCCGACACCACCGTCGTCTCCGTGCTCGCCGCGCTCGGGGTGGACGCCTCCACCCCGGACGCGGTCCGGTCCGCCCTGGCCGCGGCCGACGCCGCCACCGCGGAGCGCCTCCTCCCCCCGACCGCCGTCCTCTGGCTCCCGTCCCCGGAAGCTCCCGTACCTCTTCCGGGCGGCACGCGCGTACAGGTGCGGTTGGAGGGCGGCGGGACCAGGGAGTGGCAGGAGCCACTCAGTGACGCGCCCGGGGACCCGCTCGGCGTCCCGCTCGGGGCCCCGCCCGGTAAGGGCGAGGGCGCGGGGGCGGTCCGCGACACCCGCCGGACCGCCGGGTGGGACCAACTTCCCACCGGCATCCACCGGTTGGGCGTCCGCACGCCCGACCGCCGCAAGGCAAGGGCCACACTCGTCGTCGCGCCCGAGGCCGTGGCGCAGCCCGAGGGCCGGGTGCACGGCTTTCTGGTGCAGCTGTACTCGCTGCTGTCCGGGAAGTCGTGGGGGATGGGCGACCTGGGGGATCTCGCGGAGCTGGCCGCGTGGTCCGGCCGTGCTCTCGGGGCGGGATTCGTGCAGGTCAACCCGTTGCACGCGGCCGTGCCCGGCGCGCCCACCGACCCGTCCCCCTACCGACCCTCCTCGCGCCGCTTCCCCGACCCCGTCCATCTGCGGATCGAGGACGTCCCTGAGTACGCGTACGTCACCGGCCAGGACCGCATCCGGCTCGACACGCTCGTCGAGAAGGCCGCCCACCTGCGGACCGCCGTCCTCGACAAGGGTGCGCTGATCGACCGCGACGCGGTCTGGGAGCTCAAGCTCCAGGCCCTGGAGCTGGTCCTGCGCATCCCGCTCGGGCCCGGCAGACGCGCCGAGTACTGCGACTTCCTCGCCGCCCAGGGCCAGGCGCTGGACGACCACGCCACCTGGTGCGCGCTGGCCGAGGTGTACGGCTCGGAGTGGCACAGCTGGCCCGCCGGGCTGCGCGACCCGCGCTCCACCGAGACCGCGCGGGCCCGCGGCGAGCTGATGGACCGGGTCGACTTCCACTGCAGGCTGGCCTGGCTGACCGACGAGCAGCTCGGCGCCGCCTCGCGCGCCGCCCGCGACGCCGGGATGGCCGTGGGCATCGTCCACGACCTCGCCGTCGGCGTGCACCCCGGCGGCGCGGACGCCTGGGCGCAGCAGGACGCCTTCGCCGCGGGCATGTCGGTCGGCGCGCCGCCGGACGCCTTCAACGCGCGCGGGCAGGACTGGGGCCTGCCCCCGTGGCGCCCGGACACCCTCGCCGCCTGCGGCTACGCCCCGTACCGCGATCTGCTCCGCGGCCTGCTGCGCCACGCGGGCGCGCTGCGCCTCGACCACGTCATGGGCCTGTTCCGGCTCTGGTGGGTGCCGAGCGGTGCCGAGCCGACCGAGGGCACGTACGTGAGGTACGACGCCGAGGCGATGCTCGCGGTGCTCGTCCTGGAGGCCCACCGTGCGGGTGCGATCGTCATAGGGGAGGACCTCGGCACCGTCGAGCCCGGCGTCCGCGAGACGCTCTCGCGCCGGGGCGTGCTCGGCACATCGGTCCTGTGGTTCGAGCGCGACTGGACCGGCACCGGCCGCCCGCTGTCCCCGGAGAGCTGGCGCGAGGGCTGTGTGGCGACCGCGACCACCCATGACCTGCCGTCCACGGCCGCCCGGCTCACCGGCGGCCATGTGGCGCTGCGCCACCGGCTCGGCCTGCTCACCCGGCCGCTGGAGCAGGAGAGCACGGACGACTCGGCGGAGGTCGCCGAGTGGCTGGACTATCTGTCCAGGCTGGGGCTGCTGCCCGAGGGCAGGTTCGACGAGGAGGGCGGGATCCGGGCCGTCTACCGCTTTCTGCTGCACACCCCCGCGCGCATGGTCGGCGTCTGGCTGCCGGACGCGGTGGGGGACCGGCGGCCGCAGAACCTGCCGGGCACCTGGGACCAGTACCCGAACTGGCGGCTGCCCGTCGCGGACGCCGACGGCCGTCCGCTCACCCTGGAGGAGCTGGCCGCGTCGCCGCGGCTGCACGCGCTGATGAACGTCTTCCGGGCCCGGGACGCACCGGCTCCACGGCCGGCTGCGGAGCCCCGTACGGGCACCCCGGGCGCGCGGCCCGCATAG
- a CDS encoding S8 family peptidase → MRLFARRAAAALLLAVPVVVPGPALADGHAEVPRPGPAPLHKAAEPVRGSYIVSLDTGAETADIARQAGVKPRYTYNRALHGFSATLSADQLEAVRLAPGVAAVEEDSRVSMHRPVPVGPGHLLDTENPYGQEAPDAVPEEDPEQTGDAGNGRAAEDTEDTGDLQDLEDLDGRAARKAAASWGLDRADQRQLPLDGQFGARATGRGATIYIVDTGIDYAHSEFGGRAVLGFDAVGDGRRGQDCDGHGTHVAGTAAGATYGIAPGARLVSVRVLDCNGNGTWSAIIAGLDWVARNAQQPAVLNASLGGSRSPSTNKAADAVFKSGILPVIASGNSAEDACDISPASAATAIAVGATDAADGETDFSNYGKCLDIYAPGSEVVSAMRGGGSTAMDGTSMAAPHVAGVAALYRAAHPGADVQAVSDWLIAQSTKNVVRSISKHSPNRLLYTGGL, encoded by the coding sequence ATGCGACTGTTCGCGCGCCGCGCGGCCGCCGCCCTGCTGCTCGCCGTGCCCGTCGTCGTTCCCGGGCCCGCCCTGGCCGATGGCCACGCCGAGGTGCCCAGGCCCGGGCCCGCACCGCTGCACAAGGCGGCCGAGCCGGTCAGGGGCAGCTACATTGTCTCCCTGGACACCGGCGCCGAGACGGCCGACATCGCGCGACAGGCCGGTGTGAAGCCGCGGTACACGTACAACCGGGCCTTGCACGGCTTCTCCGCGACGCTGAGCGCGGACCAGCTGGAGGCGGTGCGGCTGGCCCCCGGGGTCGCGGCCGTGGAGGAGGACTCCCGGGTGTCCATGCACCGGCCCGTTCCCGTCGGCCCCGGGCACCTGCTCGACACGGAGAATCCCTACGGCCAGGAGGCCCCCGACGCGGTCCCCGAGGAGGACCCCGAGCAGACTGGTGACGCCGGGAACGGCCGGGCCGCCGAGGACACCGAAGACACCGGCGACCTCCAGGACCTGGAGGACCTGGACGGCAGGGCTGCCCGCAAGGCCGCCGCCAGCTGGGGGCTCGACCGTGCCGACCAGCGGCAGCTGCCGCTCGACGGGCAGTTCGGCGCCAGGGCCACCGGCCGGGGCGCGACCATCTACATCGTCGACACGGGCATCGACTACGCCCACAGCGAGTTCGGCGGCCGGGCCGTGCTCGGGTTCGACGCCGTCGGCGACGGGCGCCGGGGGCAGGACTGCGACGGGCACGGCACCCATGTGGCCGGTACGGCGGCCGGGGCGACGTACGGCATCGCGCCCGGGGCCAGGCTGGTCAGCGTCCGGGTGCTGGACTGCAACGGCAACGGGACCTGGTCCGCCATCATCGCGGGCCTCGACTGGGTCGCGCGCAACGCCCAGCAGCCCGCCGTCCTGAACGCCTCGCTCGGCGGCTCCCGGTCACCGTCCACGAACAAGGCCGCCGACGCCGTCTTCAAGAGCGGCATCCTCCCGGTCATCGCGTCGGGCAACTCCGCCGAGGACGCGTGCGACATCTCGCCCGCCAGCGCGGCGACCGCCATCGCCGTCGGCGCGACCGACGCCGCGGACGGCGAGACGGACTTCAGCAACTACGGCAAGTGCCTCGACATCTACGCCCCGGGCAGTGAGGTCGTCTCCGCGATGAGGGGCGGTGGCAGTACGGCGATGGACGGCACCTCGATGGCCGCTCCCCATGTGGCGGGCGTGGCGGCGCTCTACCGGGCCGCGCACCCGGGCGCGGACGTCCAGGCCGTCTCCGACTGGCTCATCGCGCAATCCACGAAGAACGTGGTCCGGAGCATCTCGAAGCACTCGCCCAACCGGCTGCTCTACACCGGCGGCCTCTGA
- a CDS encoding LysR substrate-binding domain-containing protein — protein sequence MAEWDRWDVRKLRILRTLRDRGTVTATAEALLMTPSAVSQQLTNLSRQLGVQLLEAHGRRVRLTDAAHLVLRHAEAVFAQLERADAELAGYVRGEAGEVRVGAFSTAVPALVVPAVRALRTHHPALDVRVREAEAAEAYELLSAGDVDLALSLAAHAPTARDPKFTRVPLLADPLDVALPAAHPLAAEPGLRLSDLSGEPWIFGGSGPWSEITRTACEAAGFVPEQAHSASGWTAILAMVEAGMGIALVPRMAAAERRSGVAMRVLGPDQPRRHVVAAVRRGAEEAPGVGRVMTALRAVAEARQTEEGTRAAAEAGQQVQKLDE from the coding sequence ATGGCCGAGTGGGACAGATGGGACGTCAGAAAGCTGCGGATCCTGCGCACGCTGCGGGACCGCGGCACCGTGACCGCGACCGCCGAGGCGCTGCTCATGACGCCGTCGGCCGTGTCGCAGCAGCTGACGAACCTGTCCCGGCAGCTCGGTGTGCAGCTCCTCGAAGCGCACGGCCGGCGGGTGCGGCTGACGGACGCCGCACACCTGGTGCTGCGGCACGCCGAGGCCGTGTTCGCGCAGTTGGAGCGGGCGGACGCCGAGCTGGCGGGGTATGTGCGGGGAGAGGCGGGGGAGGTGCGGGTCGGGGCGTTCTCGACCGCCGTGCCCGCGCTCGTCGTCCCCGCCGTGCGGGCGCTGCGGACGCACCATCCCGCGCTGGACGTACGCGTACGGGAGGCCGAGGCGGCCGAGGCGTACGAGCTGTTGTCCGCCGGGGACGTCGACCTCGCCCTGTCGCTCGCCGCGCACGCTCCGACCGCGCGCGACCCGAAGTTCACCCGCGTACCTCTGCTGGCCGACCCGCTGGACGTGGCCCTGCCGGCCGCGCACCCACTGGCTGCGGAGCCGGGCCTGCGGCTGTCCGATCTGTCGGGGGAGCCGTGGATCTTCGGCGGCAGCGGCCCCTGGTCCGAGATCACCCGCACCGCGTGCGAAGCGGCCGGCTTCGTCCCCGAACAGGCCCACTCCGCCTCCGGCTGGACGGCGATCCTCGCCATGGTCGAGGCGGGCATGGGCATCGCCCTCGTCCCCCGCATGGCGGCGGCGGAACGCCGCAGCGGGGTCGCGATGCGCGTACTCGGCCCCGACCAGCCCCGCCGCCATGTGGTCGCGGCGGTGCGGCGGGGCGCGGAGGAGGCGCCGGGTGTGGGCCGTGTCATGACGGCGCTGCGGGCCGTGGCCGAAGCCCGTCAGACCGAGGAGGGGACGCGTGCGGCAGCGGAGGCAGGGCAGCAGGTGCAGAAGCTGGACGAATAG
- a CDS encoding type II toxin-antitoxin system VapC family toxin, with protein sequence MAERRDRGLLDTCVVIDLPDIAPHLLPLEMAISSVVLAELAQGVAMAKDPVDTLERAQRLADAEADFDAIPFTREAARRYGTLVALAIKANRNPRPRRMDLMIAATAAAEGLPLYTRNPDDFKGLEQGLEVIPV encoded by the coding sequence GTGGCTGAGCGGCGCGACCGCGGACTGCTCGACACGTGCGTCGTCATCGATCTGCCGGACATCGCCCCCCACCTGCTCCCCTTGGAAATGGCGATCTCATCGGTCGTGCTGGCGGAACTCGCCCAGGGCGTGGCCATGGCGAAGGATCCGGTCGACACCCTTGAACGCGCGCAGCGACTCGCCGATGCGGAAGCGGACTTCGACGCCATCCCGTTCACCCGTGAGGCCGCCCGCCGGTACGGCACGCTGGTCGCGCTCGCCATCAAGGCGAACCGCAACCCTCGCCCCAGGCGCATGGATCTCATGATCGCCGCTACGGCCGCCGCCGAGGGGTTGCCCCTCTACACGCGAAACCCTGACGACTTCAAGGGCCTGGAGCAGGGCCTGGAAGTCATACCGGTCTGA
- a CDS encoding alpha/beta fold hydrolase — protein MTTTHTLAVPGGRLHYEVRGAGPLLLLMGAPMSAAHFAPLADALASDHTVVTHDPRGIAGSVLDDPEQDSTPELRADDIAALLDALGAESADVFGSSGGAVTGLALVERHPDRVRTLVAHEPPLLELLPDAAEQRAATDDIIETFHREGMGAAWMKFMSNAGFDLGGDDEPAPPQGEPSPQDLADSARFFAHELRGTALYVPDIAALTAGPARVVVGIGAASGSLLTYRTSVALAGRLGAPPAEFPGDHGGFMGQPKEFAEVLRKVLARR, from the coding sequence ATGACCACCACTCACACCCTCGCCGTCCCCGGCGGGCGCCTGCACTACGAGGTCCGCGGGGCCGGGCCGCTGCTGCTGCTCATGGGGGCGCCGATGAGCGCCGCGCACTTCGCGCCGCTGGCCGACGCGCTCGCGAGCGATCACACCGTCGTCACCCACGACCCCCGGGGCATCGCGGGAAGCGTCCTCGACGACCCCGAGCAGGACTCCACCCCCGAGCTGCGCGCGGACGACATCGCCGCGCTCCTGGACGCGCTCGGAGCCGAGTCGGCCGATGTGTTCGGCAGCAGCGGCGGCGCGGTGACGGGGCTCGCGCTGGTCGAGCGCCACCCCGACCGGGTACGGACGCTCGTCGCGCACGAGCCTCCGCTGCTGGAGCTGCTCCCCGACGCCGCCGAGCAGCGTGCCGCGACGGACGACATCATCGAGACGTTCCACAGGGAGGGGATGGGGGCGGCGTGGATGAAGTTCATGTCCAACGCCGGCTTCGACCTGGGCGGCGATGACGAGCCCGCTCCGCCGCAGGGCGAGCCCTCCCCGCAGGACCTCGCCGACAGCGCCCGCTTCTTCGCCCACGAACTCCGCGGCACGGCCCTGTACGTCCCCGACATCGCGGCGCTGACGGCGGGCCCGGCCCGCGTCGTCGTCGGCATCGGCGCCGCGTCCGGCAGTCTGCTCACGTACCGCACGTCCGTGGCCCTGGCCGGGCGGCTCGGGGCGCCGCCGGCCGAGTTCCCCGGCGACCACGGCGGGTTCATGGGGCAGCCGAAGGAGTTCGCGGAGGTGCTGCGGAAGGTGCTGGCGAGACGCTGA
- a CDS encoding beta-N-acetylglucosaminidase domain-containing protein, translating into MRFGRNKRTATAVAVAVIGGLLGTAPGAVAAPGGPGAPTATTVPDRESDGALPPVWPRPQTLKAADHSVPLGDDVTLLAAPDADPYAVEAVRERLRTAGVRTVHTGLPGRGPLLRLGGSGAQEALSALRAPESADMPAGGYRIAVGRVAGRDTVALDGTGDDGLFHAAQTLRQLIRDGAVAGVVVRDWPGTAVRGMTEGFYGRPWSREQRLAQLDFMGRTKQNRFLYAPGDDPYRQSRWREPYPAELRAEFRELAERARRNHVTLAWAVAPAQSMCLASDDDVRALRRKVDAMWALGVRAFQLQFQDVSYSEWHCDRDADAFGSGPEAAAAAQARLAGELARHLAERHPGAVPLTVMPTEYHQKGATAYRRALAEQLDGSVQIAWTGVGVVPRTITGRELAGAREVFRHPLVTMDNYPVNDYAQDRIFLGPYTGREPAVATGSAALLANAMEQATASRIPLFTAADYAWNPKGYRPQESWEAAMADLAGGDPALREAVRVLAGNHASSILGADESAYLQPLMAGFWRTRTTTDAAARDEAAARLRAAFTAMRQAPQRLAALGGLGDEVAPWLDQLARYGQAGELAVDTLNAQARGDGERAWRASLALAPVRAAIGGRHVTVGKGVLDPFLDRAAKESAAWTGADRRTGSVTRTASGHTVRLDRARPVEAVTAMAEPGTDDSAAALEAHVPGEGWRRLGPLAPSGWTQQRTQGLRADALRITGAPGVHALVPWFADEPQAGLALVRGELDAPIGGGPQRTEAYVAARRPDDVHGTLTAKAPKGITVAVPKEVRVPRGARTAVPVEVTVPPGTPAGEYQVPFTFAGEERTLTVRAFPRTGGPDLLRTASATSSGDETPDFPASAATDGDPGTRWSSPADDGAWWQAELPAPARVGQVVLHWQDAYAARYRIQVSADGRTWRTTATVRDGRGARETVRMDAPGTRFLRVQGDARATRFGYSLWSVEAYAVAD; encoded by the coding sequence GTGCGGTTCGGGCGCAACAAGCGGACGGCGACCGCGGTCGCCGTCGCCGTGATCGGCGGACTGCTCGGCACCGCCCCGGGCGCCGTCGCCGCCCCCGGTGGGCCCGGCGCCCCGACGGCCACCACCGTGCCGGACCGCGAGAGCGACGGGGCGCTGCCGCCGGTCTGGCCGCGGCCGCAGACGCTGAAGGCCGCGGACCACTCCGTACCGCTCGGCGACGACGTGACGCTCCTCGCCGCGCCGGACGCCGATCCGTACGCGGTCGAGGCCGTCCGCGAGAGACTGCGGACGGCCGGCGTACGGACCGTCCACACCGGCCTGCCGGGCCGCGGGCCGCTGCTCCGGCTCGGCGGCAGCGGCGCCCAGGAGGCGCTGAGCGCCCTGCGCGCCCCCGAGAGCGCCGACATGCCCGCCGGCGGCTACCGGATCGCCGTGGGCCGCGTCGCAGGCCGGGACACCGTCGCCCTCGACGGCACCGGCGACGACGGGCTGTTCCACGCGGCACAGACGCTCCGCCAGCTGATCAGGGACGGCGCGGTCGCCGGGGTCGTCGTCCGCGACTGGCCCGGTACGGCGGTCCGCGGCATGACCGAGGGCTTCTACGGGCGGCCGTGGAGCCGCGAACAGCGCCTCGCGCAGCTCGACTTCATGGGCCGCACCAAGCAGAACCGCTTTCTCTACGCCCCCGGGGACGATCCCTACCGGCAGTCCCGCTGGCGCGAGCCGTACCCCGCGGAGCTGCGCGCGGAGTTCCGCGAGCTCGCCGAGCGGGCGCGGCGCAACCATGTGACGCTCGCCTGGGCCGTCGCACCCGCCCAGTCCATGTGCCTCGCCTCGGACGACGACGTCAGGGCGCTCAGGCGCAAGGTCGACGCGATGTGGGCGCTCGGGGTGCGCGCCTTCCAGCTCCAGTTCCAGGACGTCAGCTACAGCGAGTGGCACTGCGACCGGGACGCGGACGCCTTCGGCTCCGGCCCCGAGGCCGCCGCCGCGGCGCAGGCGCGGCTCGCCGGCGAGCTCGCCCGGCACCTCGCGGAGCGCCACCCCGGGGCCGTGCCGCTCACGGTCATGCCGACCGAGTACCACCAGAAGGGCGCCACCGCGTACCGGCGGGCGCTCGCCGAGCAGCTGGACGGGAGCGTCCAGATCGCGTGGACCGGCGTCGGCGTCGTACCGCGCACGATCACCGGGCGGGAGCTGGCCGGGGCGCGCGAGGTGTTCCGGCATCCCCTCGTCACCATGGACAACTACCCGGTCAACGACTACGCGCAGGACCGCATCTTCCTCGGCCCGTACACGGGCCGGGAGCCGGCCGTCGCGACCGGCTCGGCCGCGCTCCTCGCCAACGCGATGGAGCAGGCCACGGCGTCCCGCATCCCGCTCTTCACCGCCGCGGACTACGCCTGGAACCCGAAGGGCTACCGGCCGCAGGAGTCCTGGGAGGCGGCCATGGCCGACCTCGCCGGCGGCGACCCGGCGCTGCGGGAGGCGGTGCGCGTGCTCGCCGGGAACCACGCCTCCTCCATCCTCGGCGCCGACGAGTCCGCGTATCTGCAACCGCTGATGGCCGGTTTCTGGCGGACCCGGACCACCACCGACGCGGCCGCGCGCGACGAGGCGGCCGCGCGGCTGCGGGCCGCGTTCACCGCGATGCGCCAGGCGCCGCAGCGACTCGCGGCGCTCGGCGGCCTCGGCGACGAAGTGGCGCCGTGGCTGGACCAGTTGGCCCGCTACGGACAGGCCGGGGAGCTCGCCGTCGACACCCTGAACGCACAGGCCCGCGGGGACGGCGAGAGGGCCTGGCGGGCCTCACTGGCGCTGGCCCCGGTGCGCGCGGCGATCGGCGGGCGGCACGTCACGGTCGGCAAGGGGGTGCTCGACCCGTTCCTGGACCGGGCCGCCAAGGAATCCGCCGCCTGGACCGGCGCGGACCGCAGGACCGGGTCCGTGACCCGGACGGCCTCCGGCCACACGGTACGGCTGGACCGGGCGCGGCCCGTCGAGGCGGTCACCGCGATGGCCGAACCGGGCACGGACGACTCCGCCGCGGCCCTGGAGGCGCACGTGCCGGGCGAAGGATGGCGGCGGCTCGGCCCGCTGGCCCCGTCCGGCTGGACCCAGCAGCGCACCCAGGGGCTGCGGGCCGACGCGCTGCGGATCACCGGGGCGCCCGGTGTCCACGCACTCGTCCCGTGGTTCGCGGACGAGCCGCAGGCCGGCCTCGCGCTCGTACGGGGCGAACTGGACGCGCCGATCGGCGGCGGGCCCCAGCGCACCGAGGCGTACGTCGCGGCGCGGCGCCCCGACGACGTGCACGGCACGCTCACCGCGAAGGCGCCGAAGGGCATCACGGTCGCCGTGCCGAAGGAGGTGCGGGTGCCCCGGGGGGCGCGGACGGCGGTGCCGGTCGAGGTGACCGTGCCGCCGGGGACGCCGGCGGGCGAGTACCAGGTGCCGTTCACCTTCGCCGGCGAGGAGCGCACCCTGACGGTCCGGGCCTTTCCCCGGACCGGCGGGCCCGACCTGCTGCGTACGGCGTCGGCGACGTCGTCCGGCGACGAGACCCCCGACTTCCCCGCCTCCGCGGCGACCGACGGGGACCCCGGAACCCGGTGGTCCTCCCCCGCCGATGACGGCGCCTGGTGGCAGGCCGAGCTCCCCGCGCCGGCCCGGGTGGGCCAGGTCGTCCTGCACTGGCAGGACGCCTACGCCGCCAGGTATCGCATCCAGGTCTCTGCGGACGGCCGCACCTGGCGCACGACGGCCACGGTCCGCGACGGCCGCGGCGCCCGCGAAACGGTCCGCATGGACGCCCCCGGCACCCGGTTCCTCCGCGTCCAGGGCGACGCCCGGGCGACGCGCTTCGGCTACTCGCTCTGGTCCGTGGAGGCGTACGCGGTCGCGGACTGA
- a CDS encoding VOC family protein, whose protein sequence is MNGDDRNVFARARVATRLPAQDLDRARRFYSEQLGLEPVDERPGGLLYRCGDAEFVLFRSAGASPGTFTQMAWQVDDIEAVVSELGRRGVVFEEVDVPGFRTRGGIAEIEGNYPSKGARGERGAWFRDSEGNLLGIGQPVF, encoded by the coding sequence ATGAACGGCGACGACAGGAACGTGTTCGCGCGGGCCCGCGTGGCGACCAGGCTTCCCGCCCAGGACCTGGACCGGGCGCGGCGTTTCTACTCCGAGCAGCTCGGGCTGGAGCCCGTGGACGAACGGCCCGGCGGGCTGCTGTACCGGTGCGGAGACGCGGAGTTCGTGCTGTTCCGGTCGGCGGGCGCCTCTCCCGGCACCTTCACCCAGATGGCGTGGCAGGTCGACGACATCGAGGCGGTCGTGTCGGAGCTCGGACGGCGCGGTGTGGTGTTCGAAGAGGTCGACGTACCCGGGTTCCGGACGAGGGGCGGGATCGCCGAGATCGAGGGGAACTACCCGAGCAAGGGCGCACGGGGTGAACGCGGCGCCTGGTTCCGTGACAGCGAGGGGAACCTGCTGGGCATCGGCCAGCCGGTCTTCTGA
- a CDS encoding type II toxin-antitoxin system Phd/YefM family antitoxin, which translates to MKTITQRELAARSKAVLDDVETGEIYHITRNGIEIAEVRPLSSRRRFIPVEEMQRKWRNAPRIDHARMRAEADEFFGGEDRVGDGDGPWEQGRG; encoded by the coding sequence ATGAAGACCATCACCCAACGCGAACTGGCCGCTCGGTCCAAGGCTGTGCTGGACGATGTCGAGACGGGCGAGATCTACCACATCACCCGCAACGGGATAGAGATCGCGGAGGTCCGTCCTCTCAGTTCCCGTCGGCGGTTCATCCCGGTGGAGGAGATGCAGCGGAAGTGGCGGAACGCACCGCGGATCGACCACGCCCGCATGCGGGCCGAAGCGGATGAGTTCTTCGGTGGCGAAGACCGCGTGGGTGACGGTGACGGCCCTTGGGAGCAGGGCCGTGGCTGA